One genomic region from Bradyrhizobium icense encodes:
- a CDS encoding SDR family NAD(P)-dependent oxidoreductase — translation MSIFDLTGRTAVITGGNGGIGLGIAQALNAQGCNVSIWGRNGEKNESAATTMSAGPGKVHTQICDVTDPASVKSAMTATLDTFGRVDGCFANAGIGGGGRRAFIDRTEEEWRRMFATNLDGVFHVFQAAARHMTERAEAGDKFGRLVATSSLASLFGTARNEHYAGTKAALNALCRALAVELARYGVTANAILPGWIKSDMTSGLMANDKFVANVMPRIPLRRFGEPSDFGGIAVYIMSKASSYHTADCFVIDGGYTAF, via the coding sequence ATGAGCATCTTTGACCTCACCGGCCGAACAGCGGTCATTACCGGCGGCAATGGCGGCATCGGCCTTGGCATTGCGCAAGCGTTGAACGCCCAAGGCTGCAACGTCTCGATCTGGGGCCGCAATGGCGAGAAGAACGAGAGTGCGGCAACGACGATGTCGGCCGGGCCCGGCAAGGTACATACGCAGATCTGCGACGTGACCGATCCCGCCTCCGTCAAGTCCGCGATGACGGCCACGCTCGATACGTTCGGCCGCGTCGACGGCTGCTTTGCCAATGCCGGCATCGGCGGCGGCGGACGGCGCGCCTTCATCGACCGCACCGAGGAGGAGTGGCGGCGCATGTTCGCGACCAATCTCGACGGCGTCTTCCATGTCTTTCAGGCCGCCGCCCGCCACATGACCGAACGTGCGGAAGCCGGCGACAAATTTGGCCGGCTGGTCGCGACTTCCAGCCTCGCCTCGCTGTTCGGCACCGCCCGCAATGAGCATTACGCCGGCACCAAGGCGGCGCTGAACGCGCTGTGCCGGGCGCTCGCGGTCGAACTCGCGCGTTACGGCGTCACCGCCAACGCGATCCTGCCCGGCTGGATCAAGAGCGACATGACTTCGGGGCTGATGGCCAACGACAAATTCGTTGCCAACGTGATGCCGCGCATTCCCCTGCGCCGCTTCGGCGAGCCGAGCGATTTCGGCGGCATCGCGGTGTACATCATGAGCAAGGCGTCGTCGTATCATACGGCGGATTGCTTTGTGATCGATGGCGGGTATACGGCGTTTTGA
- the htpX gene encoding zinc metalloprotease HtpX codes for MSYFKTAILLAGLTGLFMGVGYLIGGATGATIALVIAAATNLFAYWNSDRMVLSMYGAHEVDQRTAPDLFNLVAELAGRAGLPMPRVFLMDEPQPNAFATGRNPQNAAVAVTAGLVQSVSREELAGVIAHELAHIKNHDTLLMTITATIAGAVSMLAQFGMFFGGNRDNGPGIIGSIAMMILAPLGAMLVQMAISRTREYAADDLGARICGQPMWLASALAKIANAAHVVPNPEAERNPATAHMFIINPLSGQGMDNLFTTHPSTENRIAALQQLAAQMGAQGGTFSATARANYPGRGPWGRPSASRGPWG; via the coding sequence ATGAGCTATTTTAAGACTGCCATTCTGCTGGCCGGTCTGACCGGCCTCTTCATGGGCGTCGGCTATCTGATCGGCGGCGCCACCGGTGCCACGATCGCGCTCGTGATCGCGGCTGCGACCAATCTTTTCGCCTATTGGAATTCGGACCGCATGGTGCTGTCGATGTACGGCGCCCATGAGGTCGACCAGCGCACGGCGCCCGACCTCTTCAATCTCGTGGCTGAACTCGCCGGCCGCGCCGGTCTGCCGATGCCGCGCGTGTTCCTGATGGACGAGCCGCAGCCCAACGCCTTCGCCACCGGCCGCAATCCGCAGAACGCGGCGGTCGCCGTGACCGCGGGTCTGGTGCAGTCGGTCAGCCGCGAAGAACTCGCCGGCGTGATCGCGCACGAGCTCGCGCACATCAAAAATCACGATACGCTGCTGATGACCATCACCGCGACCATTGCCGGTGCGGTCTCGATGCTGGCGCAGTTCGGCATGTTCTTCGGCGGCAACCGCGACAACGGTCCGGGCATCATCGGATCGATTGCCATGATGATCCTGGCCCCGCTCGGCGCCATGTTGGTGCAGATGGCGATCAGCCGGACGCGCGAATACGCCGCCGACGATCTCGGCGCGCGCATCTGCGGCCAGCCGATGTGGCTTGCGTCCGCTCTGGCCAAGATCGCTAATGCGGCGCATGTGGTCCCGAATCCGGAAGCCGAGCGCAATCCGGCAACGGCGCACATGTTCATCATCAACCCGCTGTCGGGGCAGGGCATGGACAATCTGTTCACGACGCACCCCTCGACCGAGAACCGCATCGCCGCGCTGCAGCAGCTCGCGGCGCAGATGGGCGCGCAGGGCGGCACCTTCTCCGCCACCGCGCGCGCCAACTATCCGGGCCGCGGCCCATGGGGCCGCCCCTCGGCCTCGCGCGGCCCGTGGGGGTAA
- a CDS encoding VOC family protein, which produces MFSHVMIGTNDLDKAKAFYDALLGTLGVRPARVDGHRIFYITKTGIFSVTKPINGQPATPANGGTIGFAAESPEQADAWHAAGIANGGTTCENPPGIREGSTGKLYLAYLRDLDGNKICAMHRMPA; this is translated from the coding sequence ATGTTTTCGCATGTAATGATCGGCACCAACGACCTCGACAAGGCCAAGGCGTTCTATGACGCATTGCTCGGCACGCTCGGTGTGCGGCCGGCACGGGTCGACGGCCACCGCATTTTCTACATCACCAAGACCGGAATATTCTCGGTGACCAAGCCGATCAACGGCCAGCCCGCGACGCCCGCCAATGGCGGCACGATCGGCTTTGCGGCCGAATCGCCCGAACAGGCCGACGCATGGCACGCGGCCGGCATCGCCAATGGCGGAACGACCTGCGAAAATCCACCGGGCATCCGCGAAGGCAGCACGGGCAAGCTCTATCTCGCTTATTTGCGCGATCTCGACGGTAACAAGATCTGCGCGATGCACCGCATGCCGGCGTAA
- a CDS encoding amidohydrolase encodes MKRSVISLAASAALFATITLPAHAELDVATLQKAIEASLASDYPKLDALYKEIHAHPELAFQEVKTAARLAAEMRALGFEVTEKVGRTGLVAIYKNGDGPTIMVRTELDGLPMEEKTGLDYASRDKANWNGREVFVAHSCGHDIHMASWVGTAKTLLGLKDQWRGTLMFIAQPAEEIVAGAKAMLADGLFTRFAKPDIAFALHAGPFSHGTGFYRTGVGSSAADGLDITFHGRGGHGSAPHTTVDPVGIAARFIVEVQSVISREKDPTEFGVVSIGAIHGGTAPNIIPDSVRLSGTIRSYKPEVRAKLHAGIERTAKAAAAMSGAPAPDIRIVEGTKPVMNDPDVVAATAEALKTAFGDKFRVSPPGTASEDFSEYAGAGVPSMMFNIGVYDQESIDAARNGTGPPIPSNHSPLFAPVPKPTIGTGVTAMTLAVLSAFDRHARRK; translated from the coding sequence ATGAAGCGATCTGTCATCTCATTGGCGGCGTCCGCCGCGCTATTCGCAACTATCACGCTGCCCGCCCACGCCGAGCTCGATGTCGCCACCCTGCAGAAGGCGATCGAAGCCTCGCTCGCAAGCGACTATCCGAAGCTCGACGCGCTCTACAAGGAAATCCACGCCCATCCGGAGCTGGCGTTTCAGGAGGTAAAGACCGCCGCGAGACTCGCTGCGGAAATGCGCGCGCTCGGCTTTGAGGTCACCGAGAAGGTCGGCAGGACCGGGCTGGTCGCCATTTACAAAAATGGCGACGGCCCGACGATCATGGTGCGCACCGAGCTCGACGGCCTGCCGATGGAAGAGAAGACCGGCCTCGACTATGCGAGCCGCGATAAAGCCAACTGGAACGGGCGGGAGGTGTTCGTCGCCCATAGCTGCGGCCACGACATCCACATGGCGAGTTGGGTTGGAACGGCGAAGACGCTGCTCGGCCTGAAAGACCAGTGGCGCGGCACGCTGATGTTCATCGCCCAGCCGGCGGAAGAAATCGTGGCGGGCGCCAAGGCCATGCTGGCGGATGGCCTGTTTACGCGCTTTGCCAAACCCGATATCGCCTTCGCCCTGCATGCCGGTCCGTTCTCTCATGGCACGGGCTTCTATCGCACAGGAGTAGGCTCGTCCGCTGCCGACGGCCTCGATATAACATTCCACGGCCGCGGCGGTCACGGTTCGGCACCGCACACGACCGTCGACCCCGTGGGAATAGCGGCGCGCTTCATTGTCGAAGTGCAAAGCGTGATCAGCCGTGAAAAAGACCCGACCGAATTCGGTGTCGTGAGCATCGGCGCCATTCACGGTGGCACCGCTCCAAATATCATCCCCGACTCGGTGCGGCTCTCCGGCACCATTCGCTCCTACAAGCCCGAGGTTCGCGCCAAACTACATGCCGGGATCGAACGAACGGCAAAGGCCGCTGCCGCCATGTCAGGTGCACCCGCGCCCGATATCAGAATTGTCGAGGGCACCAAGCCCGTCATGAACGATCCCGACGTGGTCGCCGCCACTGCTGAAGCGTTGAAGACGGCATTTGGCGACAAGTTCAGGGTTTCGCCGCCGGGGACCGCCAGCGAGGACTTCTCCGAATACGCTGGCGCAGGCGTGCCGTCGATGATGTTCAACATCGGCGTTTATGACCAGGAAAGTATCGACGCAGCACGCAACGGCACCGGCCCGCCGATACCGTCAAATCATTCACCGCTGTTCGCGCCGGTGCCGAAGCCGACCATCGGAACCGGGGTCACCGCCATGACGCTCGCGGTGCTCAGCGCGTTCGATCGGCACGCCAGGCGCAAATGA
- a CDS encoding acyl-CoA dehydrogenase family protein, protein MKHAYIPRTTTYNLNPGEELNDLRMSDEVRPLYEHVKKFIRETVDPMSVEFMRLGEGKKDRWSFTPEQFAVLQKAKDKAKEEGLWNFFLPDAETGEGLKNLDYAYIAVELAKNPLASETMNCSAPDTGNMEVLERVGTKEQKEKWLKPLLAGEIRSAYAMTEPNVASSDAKNISTTAKLVGDEWVINGEKYYISGAGDPRCKIMIVMVKTNPDAPPSKQQSQILVPIDTPGVEILGPMHVFGHDHAPRGHMHLRFNNCRVPKENILLGEGRGFEISQVRLGPGRIHHCMRTIGKAEKALDLMVSRGLTREAFGKKIAHLGGNLQIIAQARCEIEAMRLMVLKAAKAMDVLGNKEARIWVSMVKAMVPERTCKIIDQAIQMHGATGISQWSPLGEMYQDVRHLRFADGPDEVHWMVVGRHELSMP, encoded by the coding sequence ATGAAACACGCCTACATCCCGCGAACGACGACCTACAACCTCAATCCGGGCGAAGAACTCAACGATTTGCGCATGTCGGACGAAGTTCGTCCGCTCTACGAGCACGTCAAGAAATTCATCCGCGAGACCGTCGATCCGATGTCGGTGGAGTTCATGCGGCTCGGCGAGGGCAAGAAGGACCGCTGGAGCTTTACGCCGGAGCAGTTCGCGGTGCTGCAGAAGGCCAAGGACAAGGCCAAGGAAGAAGGCCTGTGGAATTTCTTTCTGCCCGATGCCGAGACCGGCGAGGGCCTGAAGAATCTCGACTACGCCTATATCGCGGTCGAGCTGGCGAAGAATCCGCTGGCCTCGGAAACCATGAACTGCTCGGCGCCCGACACCGGCAATATGGAAGTGCTGGAGCGCGTCGGCACCAAGGAGCAGAAGGAGAAGTGGCTGAAGCCGCTGCTGGCAGGCGAAATCCGCTCGGCCTACGCGATGACCGAACCCAACGTTGCCTCCTCCGACGCCAAGAATATTTCGACGACCGCTAAACTCGTCGGCGACGAATGGGTGATCAACGGCGAAAAATACTACATCTCCGGCGCCGGCGATCCGCGCTGCAAGATCATGATCGTGATGGTGAAGACCAATCCCGACGCGCCGCCGAGCAAGCAGCAGTCGCAGATCCTGGTGCCGATCGACACCCCCGGCGTGGAGATTCTGGGCCCGATGCACGTGTTCGGCCACGACCACGCGCCGCGCGGCCACATGCATCTGCGCTTCAACAATTGCCGGGTACCGAAGGAGAACATTTTGCTCGGCGAAGGCCGCGGCTTTGAAATCTCGCAAGTTCGGCTCGGGCCGGGCCGCATCCATCACTGCATGCGCACCATCGGCAAGGCGGAAAAGGCGCTCGACCTGATGGTGTCCCGCGGGCTCACCCGCGAAGCCTTCGGCAAGAAGATCGCCCATCTCGGCGGCAATCTGCAGATCATCGCCCAGGCGCGCTGCGAAATCGAGGCGATGCGGCTGATGGTACTGAAAGCCGCCAAGGCAATGGATGTGCTCGGCAACAAGGAAGCGCGGATCTGGGTCAGCATGGTCAAGGCCATGGTGCCGGAGCGTACCTGCAAGATCATCGACCAGGCGATCCAGATGCACGGCGCCACCGGCATCTCGCAATGGAGCCCGCTCGGCGAGATGTACCAGGACGTCCGCCATTTGCGCTTCGCCGATGGCCCGGATGAAGTGCACTGGATGGTGGTCGGAAGGCATGAACTGAGCATGCCGTAA
- a CDS encoding flavin reductase family protein: MQYDPGDLKPRERYKVLTSFVLPRPIAWVTTIGPTGVVNAAPFSFFNVFCEDPPLCMFAANLRPDGRVKDTVINIRRTNEFVVNMTDEPLARAMHESSGDFPPEVGEPDYLDLKLAPSTKIAVPRLADAPFAMECKTWKEIDVNGDRLLVMGEGIHFHIRDDLWDHAAMRVHMERYHPIGRMFADRYCRTDDRVVFPPAEGAKTVV, encoded by the coding sequence ATGCAATACGACCCCGGCGACCTAAAACCCCGCGAGCGCTACAAGGTGCTCACCTCCTTTGTGCTGCCGCGGCCGATCGCCTGGGTGACGACGATCGGGCCGACCGGCGTGGTCAACGCGGCGCCGTTCAGCTTCTTCAACGTGTTCTGCGAGGATCCGCCGCTCTGCATGTTCGCCGCCAATCTGCGGCCCGACGGCCGCGTCAAGGATACCGTGATCAACATCCGGCGGACTAACGAGTTCGTCGTCAACATGACCGACGAGCCGCTCGCTCGGGCGATGCACGAAAGCAGCGGCGATTTTCCACCCGAGGTCGGCGAGCCGGACTATCTCGATCTCAAGCTGGCGCCCTCGACGAAAATCGCCGTGCCGCGGCTGGCGGATGCGCCGTTTGCGATGGAATGCAAAACCTGGAAGGAGATCGACGTCAACGGCGACCGGCTGTTGGTGATGGGCGAAGGCATCCACTTCCATATCCGCGACGATTTGTGGGACCACGCCGCTATGCGCGTGCACATGGAGCGCTATCATCCGATCGGCCGTATGTTCGCGGATCGTTACTGCCGGACCGACGACCGCGTGGTGTTTCCACCGGCGGAAGGGGCGAAGACAGTGGTGTAG
- a CDS encoding alpha/beta fold hydrolase produces the protein MSFFEKGAVRIHYEEAGSGFPLLLIAGGGLNSNISGITGDYPPFNAVKEFGNEYRCIAYDLRNAPPGQSTGPLEIERPWDSHTDDQLALMDHLGFEKFMVLGFCIGGPLIWNLIKRVPDRVVAAVLAMPSGSRPEMRDLFYNNNMTGWAPELTKRRPDIAMEQAEKFLTRMYRTDPDFVFTVTRDFVRQCQTPVLILPDDIPAHPYAVAMESAMLAPNAEVSLFPWKEPKERVPLAVRQIRSFLRAHRPVANS, from the coding sequence ATGAGCTTCTTCGAAAAGGGCGCTGTCCGCATCCACTATGAGGAAGCCGGCTCCGGCTTCCCGCTGCTCCTGATCGCCGGCGGCGGATTGAATTCGAACATCTCTGGCATCACCGGCGACTATCCGCCGTTCAATGCCGTCAAGGAGTTCGGCAACGAATATCGCTGCATCGCCTACGACCTGCGCAACGCGCCGCCCGGCCAATCCACCGGCCCGCTGGAGATCGAGCGTCCCTGGGATTCCCATACCGACGACCAGCTCGCGCTGATGGATCACCTCGGTTTTGAAAAATTCATGGTGCTGGGTTTTTGCATCGGTGGGCCCTTGATCTGGAATCTGATCAAGCGCGTACCGGATCGCGTCGTCGCCGCCGTACTGGCGATGCCGTCAGGCTCGCGTCCCGAAATGCGCGACCTGTTTTACAATAACAACATGACCGGCTGGGCGCCGGAACTGACAAAACGCCGGCCCGACATCGCGATGGAGCAGGCGGAAAAATTCCTGACGCGGATGTATCGCACCGATCCCGACTTCGTCTTTACCGTGACGCGTGATTTCGTCCGCCAGTGTCAGACGCCGGTGCTTATCCTGCCCGACGACATCCCGGCCCATCCTTACGCGGTCGCCATGGAGAGCGCGATGCTGGCGCCGAACGCGGAAGTGAGCCTGTTTCCGTGGAAGGAGCCGAAAGAGCGGGTGCCGCTCGCGGTGCGCCAGATCCGGTCTTTCCTGCGTGCGCATAGGCCGGTGGCTAATTCGTAG
- the yghU gene encoding glutathione-dependent disulfide-bond oxidoreductase, protein MTDAPTTEPAEYVPPKVWTWNKESGGRFAAINRPIAGPTHEAELPVGRHPFQLYSLATPNGVKVTVMFEELLAAGHSGAEYDAWLIKIDGNQFGSGFVAVNPNSKIPALMDRSGPEPIRVFESGAILMHLAEKFGAFLPASGPARAECLSWLFWQMGSAPFLGGGFGHFYAYAPTKIEYAIDRYAMEVKRQLDVLNRRLADNEFLAGHEYTIADMATWPWYGALAKGLVYGAGEFLSVHEYKNVQRWTDAIAKRPAVKRGRMVNRISGDPASQLHERHEASDFDTRTQDKIGEPAKG, encoded by the coding sequence ATGACCGACGCCCCCACCACCGAGCCCGCCGAATACGTCCCGCCGAAAGTCTGGACCTGGAACAAGGAAAGCGGCGGCCGGTTCGCCGCCATCAATCGGCCGATCGCAGGCCCTACGCATGAGGCGGAGCTGCCGGTCGGCCGCCATCCGTTCCAGCTCTACTCGCTGGCTACTCCCAACGGCGTCAAGGTCACGGTCATGTTCGAGGAGCTGCTTGCCGCCGGTCATAGCGGCGCGGAATACGACGCCTGGCTGATCAAGATCGACGGCAACCAGTTCGGCAGCGGCTTTGTTGCTGTCAATCCGAACTCGAAGATTCCCGCGCTGATGGACCGCAGCGGACCGGAGCCGATCCGGGTGTTTGAATCAGGTGCGATACTGATGCATCTCGCCGAAAAGTTCGGCGCCTTCCTGCCGGCGAGCGGTCCGGCGCGGGCCGAATGCCTGTCATGGCTGTTCTGGCAAATGGGCAGCGCGCCGTTTCTCGGCGGTGGCTTCGGCCATTTCTACGCCTACGCGCCCACCAAGATCGAATACGCCATCGACCGCTACGCCATGGAGGTGAAGCGCCAACTCGACGTGCTCAATCGACGGCTTGCCGATAACGAATTTCTCGCCGGCCACGAATACACGATCGCCGATATGGCGACCTGGCCATGGTACGGCGCGCTGGCAAAAGGCCTGGTCTACGGCGCCGGCGAATTCCTGTCGGTGCATGAATACAAGAACGTGCAGCGCTGGACCGACGCGATCGCCAAGCGCCCGGCGGTGAAGCGCGGGCGCATGGTCAACCGCATCTCCGGCGATCCGGCAAGCCAGTTGCACGAGCGGCATGAGGCGAGCGATTTCGATACCAGGACGCAGGACAAGATCGGCGAGCCCGCGAAGGGGTGA
- a CDS encoding aminotransferase class V-fold PLP-dependent enzyme yields MLPSQRALFEIPRQICYLNAASFSPLPLRTLEAGRAAVLRKGTPWTLEASFANQQNERARLAASRLINAEAADIALIPSVSYGVATAAKTLPIARGTRVIVLENDHSSPVLEWHTRAEAEGFTVETVRQPDDGNWTAAVLGNIERSGAPPVSLASISSVHWSDGGLIDVDKVGAALRQRGAAFLIDATHSTGVLPTDVKRLDPDFVIFPTYKWLLGPYGRAFLYVAKRHQGGIPLEQTASGRCNVRADNAVYFTDLSYVPDARRFDMGERDHFISMEMASIGMEMIAEWGAPAIVQRLTMLTERIAQAVRGIGVHVPEPHLRAPHVLSLAFKGGMPADLVEGLASEGVYVAPRLGRMRISPHVYNDETDVDRFVEVLSRRLRR; encoded by the coding sequence ATGCTCCCATCACAGCGCGCCTTGTTCGAGATACCGCGCCAGATCTGTTACCTGAACGCCGCCTCTTTCAGCCCGCTGCCGCTTCGAACGCTGGAGGCCGGCCGCGCCGCCGTTCTCCGCAAGGGCACGCCGTGGACGCTCGAGGCATCCTTCGCCAACCAACAGAATGAACGCGCGCGCCTTGCTGCCTCCCGGCTGATCAATGCCGAGGCCGCCGATATCGCGCTGATTCCCTCGGTCAGTTACGGCGTTGCGACAGCCGCGAAGACTCTGCCGATCGCCCGCGGCACGCGCGTGATCGTGCTGGAGAACGATCACTCCTCTCCGGTGCTCGAATGGCATACGCGGGCCGAGGCAGAAGGGTTCACTGTCGAGACGGTGCGGCAACCTGACGATGGCAACTGGACGGCGGCGGTGCTCGGAAACATCGAGCGATCCGGCGCACCGCCGGTCAGTCTGGCCTCGATCTCATCGGTGCACTGGTCGGACGGCGGGTTGATCGATGTCGACAAGGTCGGCGCGGCACTCCGGCAGCGGGGCGCTGCCTTTCTCATCGACGCGACGCACAGCACTGGCGTACTGCCGACCGACGTGAAGCGTCTCGACCCGGATTTTGTGATCTTCCCGACCTACAAATGGCTGCTCGGCCCTTACGGCCGCGCCTTTCTCTATGTTGCCAAACGTCATCAAGGCGGTATCCCGCTTGAGCAGACCGCGTCCGGCCGCTGCAACGTGCGCGCCGATAACGCGGTCTATTTCACCGATCTCAGTTACGTTCCCGATGCGCGGCGCTTCGACATGGGCGAGCGCGACCATTTCATCTCGATGGAGATGGCCTCAATCGGCATGGAGATGATAGCTGAATGGGGCGCGCCGGCCATTGTGCAACGTCTCACGATGCTGACGGAGCGGATCGCGCAAGCCGTGCGCGGCATCGGCGTCCACGTTCCCGAACCTCATCTGCGGGCGCCGCATGTATTGAGCCTCGCCTTCAAGGGCGGAATGCCGGCGGACCTCGTCGAAGGATTGGCAAGCGAAGGCGTCTATGTCGCACCACGCCTGGGGCGCATGCGCATCTCGCCCCACGTCTATAATGATGAGACTGATGTCGACCGGTTTGTTGAGGTGTTGAGCAGGCGGCTGCGGCGCTGA